A stretch of DNA from Vicingus serpentipes:
TGCGCTACTTATTAACTGAACCAGTATTTAAGTATGTAACCGATATGAATTTCTATAAAAAGTAGTCTAATATTATAGATACTAATAGGAGCATAAACGCTAATTCTCCAATCGCTCTTTTTTTAATACCTGTAAAAAAGTTAGCCAAAATAATAGATAATGGCACAATTAAAATAAGGTATGTAAAACGTAAATCTTGTAATTTAAAAAAATAAGTTAACGCACTTACTCCCATTAAAAGAAATACCATCATTAACAATTTTCTAGTTTTTACAACATTTCTACCTATTAAAAGTATTAGATTAAATATTGCCAAAATAGAAAGGAAACTCACAAAACTTAAAAAATAATAGTTTTTAATAATTACTTTATCAATTTTGTCGGAATGAAAAAGCAGATAATTATCAATAGTAAAAATAAGCTGATTGTTTAAATATAAATAAGTAACCCAATAAATAAATGGCACTAAAAATCCTATTATCAATATTAGAAAATCTTTTCCTTTGGGAGTTCTAACATAAGCTATTCCAAAAATTGCAAGTGGCAAAAGCAAAATAAATGGATTATAAAGAACGACAGCTAAACCAAGAAAAAAACCTACATTAAATATAGTAGCATTTGCTTGTTGTAAGTTGTACAACTTAAAAAGTTGATGAATTAACAACAACACAAGAGTATTAACAACTAATAATAAGTTAAGAGAAAATAAAACTAAGCCAGCACCATTAAGCAACACATAAAATACTGCAACTAAAAAAGAGTTAGATTTAAGTAACTTATTAGTGCTAACAATATAGTTTAAATAAATAGCTTGCCCACTAATTAACAAAGACGTTATAATAATATTTAGCCATCTTGGGGAAAATAAAAAATCAATCCCATTAAAATTAGCAACCTGGGTTTTTAAAATAACTTCTTGTGAAATAAAAAAACCAGGCATCCACAAAACAATTGAAAGTATTACAACTAATACTCCAACTATACTCTTATTAGATTTAAAAATTTCGAGAAGCATTTTGTAATATTAATTAAATAAGTTCTTTTTTTGTTTTGTTAATTAAAGATTAGTTTTAAATTTGTTGTCTAAAATTAATATTATGGCTGATTTTGTTTACTGGTTAAAAGATGTTTTTTATGCATTTTTCGGAGTTTTTGAAAAATTAGGAAACATTCCAAACTATGCATTTATAGCATTAGGATTTGTAGGATTATTCTATTGGCTTATTCTACAAAAGAAATACAATAAAAAAGCACAAGATACAGGGGAATTAAAATAAACTCCTTATTCTTTTCAATACATTAAACTTCTTAATATTATTTTAAGAAGTTTTTTATTTTAAAGCCTTCTTGTTCTATTTTATTCAATTATTAACAAATAAATTGTTAATAATGTTGGTGCATTAAAAAAATAGTCATAAATTCGCAGCCCCAATTTAGGGTATAATGTAATAACTGATTGATTAAAAGTATATTTACGTGGACACATTAAGTTACAAAACAATTTCAGCAAATAGTGCTACAGTTAATAAAAACTGGGTATTAATAGATGCTAAAGACGAAACACTAGGAAGACTAGGTAGTAAAGTTGCAAACCTTATTAGAGGTAAGCATAAAACAAATTTCACTCCTCATGTTGACTGTGGTGATAACGTTATTGTTATAAACGCAGAACACATTAACCTTACAGGTAACAAGTGGGAAGATAAAAAATACATTACTTATTCTGAATACCCTGGTGGTCAGAAAAGTGCTACGGCTAAAGAAGTAATGGCTAAAAATCCTATTCGTATGGTTGAAAAAGCTGTAAAAGGAATGTTGCCAAAAAATAAATTAGGTAGAGCTATGTACAAAAACTTATTTGTGTATGCTGGTGCAGAACATCCACATGAAGCTCAAAAACCTCAAACATTAAAATTAACAGAGATTAAATAATAAGCATGGAAGTTACTAACGCAACGGGAAGAAGAAAAACAGCTGTAGCTAGAGTTTACCTTTCTAAAGGAAAAGGAAACATTACAGTTAATAAAAAAGATTACAAAGTGTTTTTTCCTACATCTATATTACAAGGTAAAGTACAACAAGCATTTGTTGCTACTGAAACAAAAGATACATTTGACGTTAAAGTTAATGTATATGGTGGTGGAATCAATGGTCAAGCAGAAGCTGTTAGACATGCAATAGCTAGAGCATTGGTAAAAATTAATGAAGATAACAAAGCATTAATGAAACCAGAAAGCTTATTAACTAGAGATCCTAGAATGGTTGAACGTAAAAAACCAGGACAGCCTAAAGCTCGTAAAAAATTCCAATTTAGTAAACGTTAAGATATTTGGCATAAAGCCGAATTTTATAATCTATTGTTTAGTATCTAAATTTTTGAGATGGCATATGCCCTACTACAAGAATTGAGTTATTAAAGAATGTAAACAATAAACAAATGTCAAAAGTAAATTTTCAAGAATTACTAGAAGCAGGTGTACACTTTGGTCACCTAAAAAGAAAATGGAACCCTAAAATGGCTCCTTACATTTTTATGGAGCGTAATGGTATTCACATTATCGACTTACATAAAACTGCTGCAAAATTAGAGGAAGCTTCTGCTGCTCTTAGTCAAATTGCAAAATCAGGTAAAAAAATTATGTTCGTAGCTACAAAAAAACAAGCTAAAGACATTGTTGCCGACAAAATCAAAAATATTAACATGCCTTACGTGACTGAAAGATGGCCAGGTGGTATGTTAACTAACTTTGTTACTATTAGAAAAGCTGTTAGAAAAATGGCTACTATCGATAAGATGGGTGAAGATGGTACAATGGCTACATTATCAAAAAGAGAGCGTTTACAAATTGCTCGTCAAAGAGAAAAATTAGAAAGAAACTTAGGTTCTATTGCTGATTTAACTAGATTACCAGCTGCAATTTTTGTAGTTGATATTATGAAAGAACACATTGCAATTGCTGAAGCTAAGAAATTAGGTATTCCAACATTTGCTATAGTAGATACGAATTCAGATCCTACTTTAGTAGATTTCCCTATTCCAGCGAATGATGATGCTTCTAAGTCTATCGAAAAAATTATTGATCTTGTTTGCGGAAGTATTACAGAAGCTTTAGCAGAAAGAAAACAAGAAAGAGAAAAAGTAAAGACTGAAAAAGCTCCTAAAGCTGAAAAGAAAGCTGAAGAAGTAGCAGAAACAGAAAAAAAAGATTAATTCATTCTTATTAAATAAAAGATAAAAATGTCAAACATTACAGCAGCAGACGTAAACAAATTACGTAAACAAACAGGTGCAGGTATGATGGACTGCAAAAAAGCCTTAGTAGAAGCTGAAGGCGATTTCGAAAAAGCCATTGATATATTAAGAGCAAAAGGACAAAAGGTTGCCGCTAAAAGAGGTGATAGAGATGCTAATGAAGGTTTAGTTATTGCAAAAACTACAGCAGATGGTAAAAAAGCTGTTATGGTTGTTGTAAACTGTGAAACAGATTTCGTAGCTCAAAACGCTGATTTTGGTGCTTTTGCTAATACTATTTTAGACTTAGCAATTGCTAACAACGCTACTAGCGTTGATGCAGTTAAAGCTTTAAGTTATGCTGGAAACGGCTTAACTGTTGGTGATAAAATTATTGAGCAAACAGGTGTTATAGGCGAAAAAATTGATGTTTCTGCAATTGAAGTTGTTGAAGCTGAGCATGTAGTTGCTTATAATCACCCTGGTAACAAATTAGCTTCTATAGTTGGGTTAAACAAAGGTGGAGATGCAATTGCTGATGCAGGAAAACAAGTTGCAATGCAAGTTGCTGCTATGGCTCCTATCGCATTAAACGAAGATCAAGTAGACGAAGCTACTATTGCTAGAGAATTAGAAGTAGGTAAAGAACAAGCATTAGCTGAAGGTAAACCTGCAGAAATGGTTGATAAAATTGCTGAAGGTAAAGTAAAGAAATTCTTAAAAGAAAATACTTTATTAAACCAACCGTCATTAAGAGACAACAAAAAAACTGTAAGTCAAGCATTAGCTGAAGTTGAAAGCGGATTAACCGTTACTAGCTTTAAGCGAATAATGTTAGGATAACATATTTAATTATTAAAAAGAGAGAATTTAAATTCTCTCTTTTTTTTGCCCAAAAATTAATAAAATAAAATATGGCGTTTAAAAGA
This window harbors:
- a CDS encoding DUF6427 family protein, with translation MLLEIFKSNKSIVGVLVVILSIVLWMPGFFISQEVILKTQVANFNGIDFLFSPRWLNIIITSLLISGQAIYLNYIVSTNKLLKSNSFLVAVFYVLLNGAGLVLFSLNLLLVVNTLVLLLIHQLFKLYNLQQANATIFNVGFFLGLAVVLYNPFILLLPLAIFGIAYVRTPKGKDFLILIIGFLVPFIYWVTYLYLNNQLIFTIDNYLLFHSDKIDKVIIKNYYFLSFVSFLSILAIFNLILLIGRNVVKTRKLLMMVFLLMGVSALTYFFKLQDLRFTYLILIVPLSIILANFFTGIKKRAIGELAFMLLLVSIILDYFL
- the rplM gene encoding 50S ribosomal protein L13 — protein: MDTLSYKTISANSATVNKNWVLIDAKDETLGRLGSKVANLIRGKHKTNFTPHVDCGDNVIVINAEHINLTGNKWEDKKYITYSEYPGGQKSATAKEVMAKNPIRMVEKAVKGMLPKNKLGRAMYKNLFVYAGAEHPHEAQKPQTLKLTEIK
- the rpsI gene encoding 30S ribosomal protein S9; its protein translation is MEVTNATGRRKTAVARVYLSKGKGNITVNKKDYKVFFPTSILQGKVQQAFVATETKDTFDVKVNVYGGGINGQAEAVRHAIARALVKINEDNKALMKPESLLTRDPRMVERKKPGQPKARKKFQFSKR
- the rpsB gene encoding 30S ribosomal protein S2; the protein is MSKVNFQELLEAGVHFGHLKRKWNPKMAPYIFMERNGIHIIDLHKTAAKLEEASAALSQIAKSGKKIMFVATKKQAKDIVADKIKNINMPYVTERWPGGMLTNFVTIRKAVRKMATIDKMGEDGTMATLSKRERLQIARQREKLERNLGSIADLTRLPAAIFVVDIMKEHIAIAEAKKLGIPTFAIVDTNSDPTLVDFPIPANDDASKSIEKIIDLVCGSITEALAERKQEREKVKTEKAPKAEKKAEEVAETEKKD
- the tsf gene encoding translation elongation factor Ts yields the protein MSNITAADVNKLRKQTGAGMMDCKKALVEAEGDFEKAIDILRAKGQKVAAKRGDRDANEGLVIAKTTADGKKAVMVVVNCETDFVAQNADFGAFANTILDLAIANNATSVDAVKALSYAGNGLTVGDKIIEQTGVIGEKIDVSAIEVVEAEHVVAYNHPGNKLASIVGLNKGGDAIADAGKQVAMQVAAMAPIALNEDQVDEATIARELEVGKEQALAEGKPAEMVDKIAEGKVKKFLKENTLLNQPSLRDNKKTVSQALAEVESGLTVTSFKRIMLG